The DNA sequence CAAGACCGTCATCGCGCCGGCGAAGCGCGTCGTGCCCGTCACGAGCTGGTTCGATGCCAACTCCGAAACCGCCGTCGTCAACGAGAGGCCCGGCATCAAGACGATCAGCGCTGCGACAATCACCGTCTGCAACGACAGCGGCGCCACGAAGTGCGCAAACGCCGTCGCCAACGCCGTTGCGACCAGCGCCGCGACGGCCTCGAACGCCGCCGCGAGATGCGGACGCGTGCCACTGAGGATCGCCAGCCACCCGATGAGCAGGCCAATCACCGCCGCCACGGACACATCGATCCACGCCGTGCGCAGCAACCCGGCCACTGCGGCGGCGGCGAGACCGAACGCGCCCACCGTCATCAGCTGCTGCCGCGTGTCGAACGGCCGGTCCAGCGCGTGCATCGCCGCCCAGGCCTCGTCCAGCGACATCGTCCCCGCGACCACCTGCTCGGCGATTGCGTCGAGTTTCGCCAGCGCCCCGAGCTGGATGTCGCCGAGCTCGAGGCGCAGCACCCGCGTCTCTTGCGTGGCGTTCGCGCGCGCGCCGTCGCTCAGCGAGAGCAGCAGGCCGGTGGGCGTGGACCAGATCTCCGCGCGCACGCCGATGCTCGTGGCGACGGATCGCACCGCGCCCTCGAGGCGCGAGGCAGACACGCCCACGAGATGCAGCCGTCGCGCCAGCTCCGTGAGGAAGCGGACGCGGTCGTCGAAGCTCGCGCGGTGCTCGGCGGTGTGCGTGCTCACGCGCTCAGGGCTTCAGCCACTTCTCGAAGAACGCCCAGACGAGGTTCCACGAGTCGATCTGCTCGGGCGAGTCCTCGCGCTCGAGCGTCTGGCGGTTCACGCGGCGGCTGAACGTGTGCCCGACGCTCGTCGGACCCGGCGTCGGGTTCACGTAGACCTTGGTCTCCGCGAGGTCCGGCTTGCGGGCGCGCAGCGCATCGATGTACGGCTGCGACTCCACGAAGTCGGCGTCGGTGTCGTTCGTGGCGACATGCACGAGGATCGGCCGCGCGAGCGAATCGACCGAGTAGTACGGTGAGCGCTTGATGTACTCATCGCGGCGCTCGAAGGGCAGGCCGCGTAGGCCATCCTGCGTGCTGAACGAACGTTGGTAGCCGGGCCCCTTATACGAGAGGCGGAAGACCAGGTTGGTCGTGGGCACCATCGCGACGCCGGCCACGAACTTGGTCTGCGCGCCGCGCTGCAGCAGGTGGGCCGTGATGAACCCCCCGTGGCTCCAGCCCATGATGCCGATGCGCGACGGGTCGACCTCGGGCCGCGCCTGCAGCACGGCGTACGCCGTCTCCACGTCATCGAGTTCCTTGCCGCCGTAGTCGATGGCGCGATGGAACGCTTCACCGTAGCCGGTGGAGCCGCGGTACTCCGGCGCGAGGATCACGTAACCGCGCTGCACCGCCTCGATGATGAACGGCAGGTAGTTCTGGTCCCAGTTGCCGTGCACGCCGCCGTGCACCCACACCATCGCGGCATGTCCCTTGGCGCGCGGCGTGAGGGGCGAGAACACGTACGCCGGGATCTCGAGCCCGTCGACCTGCGAGCGATACGTGATCTTTTCGTAGCGCATGACGCCGCGGCTGCGTGCGGCGAAGATGCTGTCCGTGCGGGCCTTTGCGGCCATGTGCTCGGCGTAGTCGGCGACCGGATGGTCCTCCGGCCGGTTGCTGACGTAGAGCTGGCGGGCGCGCGCCGAGTCCATCGGCACGGTGCGACGCGCCGGGGCGGGCGTGGAGGCGGCGGCCGGAGCCGGTGTGCTCGGAGCGGGGGCCGATCCGCCGGGCATGCACCCGGCGAGGCCAAGGACGGCGAGAAGGATTGTGCGCATCTTCGTATTATATCCGCATATGATCGCCTACGACCCGAAGAAGTGGCTACGGGTGCTGTTCGACTTCCCGCGCAGCCCGGTGTTCAAGACCCTGTTCCTCGACGTGCTGGGCGCCGGCGCCTGGGCGGCGCTGGTCGTCTGGGTCGAAACCGAATGGCTGCGCGTCGCGGTGCCGCTCGGCCCCGCCTTTCTCTCGATCCTGGGCATCATCCTTGGCTTGCTGCTCGTCTTCCGGACGAACACCGCCTACGACCGGTGGTGGGAAGGTCGGCGGCTCTGGGGCCAGCTGGTGAACGTCTCGCGCGGCTTCGCGCGGCAGCTGGCGGCGGCCCCCTTGGAGCGACGCGCGCAGTACGCGACGCTGCTCGCCGACTTCCCGGGCGCGTTGACCGCGCACTTGCGGCGCGAACGCGGGGTCGGCGGGCCGCATGTGCCGAACCAGATCCTCAGCGACCTGCACCGGGAAATCCGCGCCGATGCGGCGTCCGGGGCACTCGGCCCCGATGCCCTGCTCCGCCTCGCCCCACCGCTCCAGCAGTTCGACGATGTGCTCGGGGCCTGCGAACGCATTCGCAACACGCCAATCCCGTTCTCGTACTCGAGCTACGTCAAGCAATTCGTCGTGCTCTATGCCTTCATCATGCCGTTCGGGCTCGTGAAGGAGTTCGGCTACGGCACGGTAATCGCGTCCATGTTCACGTTCTTCGCGACGATGGGCCTGGAGCTCCTCGCGGGCGAGATCGAGGAGCCCTTCGGCACGGACATCAACGACCTGCCGCTCGAGGACATCACCGGCGTGATCGCCCGCGACGTGCGGGCGATCCTCGTCGCCGACTAGCGCAGGACGAGCTGCGGTTCGACGAGCACGGGGAAGTTCACCGAGTTCGCGATGTAGCACTCCTCGTGCGCATCGTGATGGATCTTGGCGAAGGACTCGGCATCGGGGGCGTTGGCACTCACGGTGATCACCGGTCGGAGCGTGACGCGCGTCAGCGCCGTCTTTCCGTCGGCGCGCTTCTCCATCACGCCCTCGGCGGCGTCCTCATACGACTCGACCACCGCACCGAGCTTGGAGAGCAGTGACAGCGCAAAGAGCATGTGGCAGCTGCTGAGCGCGGCGACCAACGCCTCCTCGGGGTCCACCGCCGCCGCCACGGACAGCGGCGCGCGCATCACCAGCGGCGATGCCGAGGCGGGCACCGTGATGCCCTCATCGAAATGCCAGGTATGGCCGCGCGAGTACTTCTGCCTGAGGAACTCGTCGCTGCCGCGGTTCCACTTGATGGTGGCGTAGTACGTGCCCATCGATCCGCCTTGTGAGTGTAATGCTATTTAATCATTCATCGAGAAGCCGGCGCACCGCCGGCTCGAGGCTCACCGGCGCCACCGGCCCGATGACCGTGTGCCGGATCTTCCCGCTGCGGTCGAGCAGGAACGACGTCGGATAGCCCCGCACGCCGCCGAACAGCACCTCGGCCTCGCCCCCGACATGGGCGATCGGGTAGGTCACCCCGCGCTCCTGCACGAAGGCGCGCACTGCGTCTGTGCTCGCCCGATCCACCGCCAGGCCGACCACCACGAAGCCATCGGGCGCGTGTCGATCGTGCATGCGTTGCAGCGCGGGCATCTCCACCCGGCACGGGGTGCACCACGTGGCCCAGAAGTTCACGAGCACGACCTTGCCTCGCAGCGTCTCTGCACTCAGCTCGCGACCGTCGAGAGCCACGAAGCGATAGGCCGGCGTGGTCGCCGGTCCGGACTCCACCCCCACCACGGCGCCGAGGTGCGGCAGCAGCCGTGGCGCGGCCCAGAGCAGGATTGCCACGGTGAGCACGTTCGCGACCGTGAGATGCTTGCGCAGTCGCTGCACGCTCGAGGGGACGGGAGGTTGGCTGAGGTCGCTCACGAGTGGACAATCCGGCGTCGGGGAGAGAAGTTCTCTGCCGCGCCGCGTCCCGCACTCGGCGCCAGGCACACATCCTATTGGAGCGCTCGTCATGCGTGTTCCCGCTTTTGTTCGTATCTGCGTCTTCACTGCACTCGCGCTGTTGCCCCTGAGTCTCGCCGCACAGGACAGCAGCGGCACACGCCCGGCTCGTCGCACGGGCCTGCCGCTCGAGGCCACCCGTTCGTGGTCGCTCTCGACCACGGAAGCCTCGTGGATGTCGGTCGATGTGTCGCCCGACGGGCAGACCATCGTCTTCGACATGCTCGGCGACCTCTACAGCATGCCGATCGCCGGCGGCGCGGCGCGGGCGCTGACGAGTGGCATGCCCTTCGACGCCCAACCGCGCTTCTCGCCCGACGGCCGACACATCGTGTACGTGAGCGACGAGGACGGCGGCGACAACCTCTGGCTCCTCGAAGTCGCCTCAGGCAAGAAGACGCAGCTCACGCGCGGCAAGACGAATCGCTACGTATCGCCCACCTGGACGCCCGACGGCCAGTACCTCGTCGCGGCGCGGGCGCCGTTCCGCGGCGGCACGACCAAGCTCTGGATCTATCACCGCGATGGCGGCAACGGTACGCAGCTGATCGCGACACCCGGCACGGCCTCCACGCAGGCACACGCGGGTCCCGTCGTCAGCCGCGACGGCCGCTACGTGTGGTTCGCCGAGCGCAACGGCGCCTGGCACTACAACGCGAACTTCCCGCAGTATCAGCTGGTGCGCTATGACCGCGAGACCGGGCGCAGCGTGACGCAGACCTTCGCCTACGGGTCCGCCGCGCGCCCGACGCTCTCGCCCGACAATCGCTATGTGGTCTACGGCTCGCGCTTCGAGGCGCAGACCGGCCTGCGCATCCGCGATCTGAGCACGGGTGACGATCGCTGGCTCGCCTTCCCCACGCAGCGCGATGACATGGAGTCGCGTGCCGCGCTCGATGCCCTGCCGGGCATGGCGTTCACGCCGGACGGGCGGCACCTGCTCGCGTCGTACGGTGGCAAGCTCTGGCGCATCGCCGTAGACGGCTCCGGCCAGGCGGAGATTCCGTTCCGCGTTGAGGCAACGGTCGCGGCGGGTCCGCGCGTGCAGTTCGAGTACGCCGTGTCGGATTCCTCGACCTTCGTCGCGCGGCAGCTGCGCGATCCCGTGCTGTCGCCGGATGGGCGTCGACTTGCCTTCACCGTGCTGGACCGCCTGTACGTGATGGATTGGCCGGCCGGCACGCCGCGTCGCGTCACCAATGCCGATGTGGTCGAAGCGCAGCCGGCGTGGTCGCCCGATGGCCGTCAGCTTGCGTATGTCACTTGGGAAGGAAGCGTCGGTCGCCTGATGCGCATCGCACTCGACCAGCGCACGGCGTCACCCGCTGCACTCACGCCCGAGCCCGCGTTCTACCAGCAGCCAGCGTGGTCGCCCGACGGTCGCCGCATCGTCGCCATCCGCGGACCGGCACGCGCCTTCGCCGACGCGACCGCGCAGGGCGCGCCTGGCGCTGCGACAGAGTTTGTGTGGGTCCCCGCTACGGGCGGCGCGGCGACGGTGATCGCCGAGACGCAGGGCCGCACGCGTCCGCACTTCACGCAGGACAACGACCGCATCTTACTCTCCAGCGGCCAGGGGCTGTCGTCAATCCGTTGGGACGGCACCGACGAGCGGCGCATCGTGCGGGTGACGGGTCCCGTCGCGCCGGGCTCGAGCATCGAGTGCATCGAGTCGCACGTGTACTGCGAGGCGGAGAGCGACGATCCGCGCGAGGACAATCCGCCGCCGCCCGCCGCGCTGACCGTGATGGCGCCGCGCGGCGACCAGGCGTTGGCCGCGGTCGGCAACCATCTCTACGTGGTCACCGTGCCGAAGGTGAGCGGTGAGGCCGTCACGATCTCCGTGGCGAACGCCGACAACGCCGCGTTCCCCTCGCGTAAGCTCACCGACATCGGCGGGCAGTTCCCCTCGTGGGTGGCCAGCGGCCGCGCCGTGCTCTGGGGCATCGGCAACGCCGTCGTGCAGTTCGACCTCGACTCCGCACGCACGCGCGAACTCGCGCTGCGCGACACGGCCTCGTGGCGCAACGATACCACGCTCAAGCCCAAGCCCTACACGCCCGACGAACGGCGAGTGACCGTGCGCATCGCCCGCGACGTTCCGCAAGGCGCCATCGTGCTGCGCGGCGGCCGCGCCGTCACGATGCGCGGTACGGAGATCATCGAGAACGCCGACATCGTCATCGTCAACAACCGCATCCGCTCCATCGGCGCGCGCGGTAGCGTCGAGGTTCCGGCAGGCGCGACGATCCGCGACATCTCCGGTCGCACCGTGGTGCCCGGGTTCGTCGACACGCACGCGCACATGTGGCCCTCGTGGGGCATCCACAAGGCACAGCCGTGGATGTATCTCGCCAACCTGGCGTACGGCGTGACCACCACGCGCGACCCGCAGACGGCGACCACCGACGTGCTGACCTACGGCGACATGGTCGAGAGCGGCCTCTCGATGGGTCCGCGCGTGTACAGCACCGGCCCCGGCGTGTTCTGGGAAGAGAACGTCCGCAACCTCGAGGACGCGCGCCGCGTGCTGCGCCGCTACAGCAGCTACTACGACACCAAGACCATCAAGATGTACGTGGCCGGCAATCGCGAGCAGCGGCAGTGGATCATCCAGGCCGCGCGCGAGCAGGAGATCATGCCGACCACCGAAGGCTCGCTCGACATCCGCCTCAACCTCTCGATGGCGCAGGACGGCTACAGCGGCCAGGAGCACAACATTCCCGTGACGCCGCTCTACCGCGATGTCACGGGCTTCTTTGCGTGGACCGGCATCGCCTACACGCCGACGCTGGTCGTGAACTACGGCGGCCCCTGGGGCGAGAACTGGTTCTACACGCGCGAGAAGCCGTATGAGGATCCCAAGGTGCGGCGCTGGATGCCGTACCAGGAACTCGCCGCGAACACGCGCCGCCGCGTCGCGCGGCGCCCGACCGACGGCACGCCGGGCGGTTGGTTCTCCGACGATGAGTACGCCTTCCCCAAGCATGCCGCCGACGCCTACGAAATCTTCAAGGCAGGCGGTCGCGTCGGCATCGGCAGCCACGGCCAGTTCCAGGGGCTCGGCTACCACTGGGAGATGTGGCTGCTCAAGGAAGGCGGCTGGTCCAATCACGACGTGCTGCGCGCCGCCACCATCGTCGGCGCGGATGCCATCGGACTCGGCCGTCAGCTGGGCTCGCTCGAGCCGGGCAAGCTCGCGGATCTGGTCATTCTCGATCGCGATCCGATCGCCGACCTGCGCAACACCAACAGCATCAGCGGCGTGATGAAGAACGGCCGTCTCTATGACGGCATGACCTTGGCCGAGCAGTGGCCGCGACAGCGGCCGGGGCCGACGGTGGACGGCCTGCGGACCGTGCCCGACGTGAGGGCCGGCATGCGCTAATCAAATCGCACGCGACTATTCCGCCGTTCGCGCGTGCGGTTCGCACTGCATCACGCAGATCATGGGGAGACGTGATGAAGGTGCGGCTACGGATCAGTATTGTCACCGGCACGTGACAAACCACTCGATTATTGTTTGCTTCGTTACGTCCCCCACTTGACAGGTCTCCGCACCTCGTCTTAACCGTAGCCGGTGAGGTGCTGGCTCGAACCTTTCACAATCGGGGACAAGAGCTCATGAAGTCTCATTCTCGCGCCGGCACCGTTTTCTTTCTCGCACTGGCGGTCGGCGGCTGTGTCGATCTCAATGCCCCCCCCCCCCGCCGGCTCGGCTAGCGGAGGGACCGCAGCTCGCGGAGTTGCGGCTAGCCGACCGTGAAGCCGGCATTCCAGGCGAGTTCATTGTCCGGCTGCGGGACGGTGCCGAAGACGAAACAGTCGTCGAGCGCGAAATTTTGAGGGACTCTCACGGCCGGGTCATCGCAAGCTTGGGCGGCAACAGGGGGTTCGTCGCTCGATTGGACTCCGTGGCACTTGGACGTGCGCTTCGGAACGCTTCGGTCCGCTATGTCGAGCAAAGCGTTCGCTTACTACCCGATGCCGCTGTCCAGCATCAGAACGTGCCAGCCAACGCATGGCACTTAGATCGCATCGACCAGCAGCAGCAAAGTCCCAATGGAGTGTACTCTTATCGATACACCGGGGCCGGTGTGCGCATCTGGATTGTTGACACCGGTGTGGACCCTTCGCATCCGGACTTGGTCGGTCGCGTGGACCAACTCTACTACTTCACCTACAACTGGACAGATCCGTTCGCGCCGTGCTTCTGGCACGGGACCCCAGCGGCTGTTGTCGCCGCTGGCACCACATATGGTGTAGCAAAAGGTGCGACTATCAATGTTGCCCGCGTATCGGACGACTGTAACTCCGGCGCGATGAGCAGCGCAGCTGCCGCCAGTGCCATTTACTTCATTGCGGACTACTCACCGAAGCCAGCCATTATCAATGCTAGCTTCGGTGGCCAGTGTCCTTGGTACTATCCGTGGTGTGCCTCTTCGCTGCAGGACGCGGTAAATTACGCGAAGAGTCGCGGAGTGCCGGTGATCGCTTCGGCCGGCAACGACGGATCTGACGCTTGCGATCACTACCCGGCGAGTTTCGCATCGCTCGCCGTCGGTGCTTCAGACCCAAACGACTCACGAGTGAGTAATTCTTTGTGGGCGAGCAGCTACGGCGGCTGCGTGGACCTCTTTGCGCCTGGCATCTCAATCGGCGTTGGCCAGGATCAGTATTTCGGAGAACAATCCGCCTGGTGACGCCGCAGCGGCGCTCGTCGTCAATGCCACGCCGAATGTACTGACGAACATTGGCGCGGGCTCCCCCAATCGCTTACTGCACTCATTCTTCGTGCCGCGCGTGAGCATTGTTGGGCCTGACCTGGTTCACGAAAACGTCTCTTGCTCATGGAGCCACACTGCATCGGGATGGACTCAGCCGATCTCACTCAACTGGGCGGTCAACGGCATTCCGGTTTCGTCCGGCGCGAACTATTCGACTTTCGATACGGGCACGGCAGGCTTTTCTCTCGAGCTGACACTGACCGATGCGGATGGGCGGGTCGGCTTCGCTGTGCTTCCCGTTACAGTCAGTGGCAGCGGAACATTTAGCTGCTGAACTAGGTGTCCCTCGCTCGTCGACACCAGCATTCTTCCTACCGAGGGGTCAGTCCAATGCGCGCTTCTATCGTTTCCCTCACGGCCTCCCTCGCACTGGCCACGGGATGCTCGCTACTTGAGGTGGGTAACGGCGACTCGCGAGTAGGTATTATCGCGTTCGTGGACAGCCCTTTGCCGATCGCTAGCGTTTCGCACCAGCTACCCGAAGTCGGCACATCGGTTGACGGGTGTTGCGGGAGTTCGCCGGTTCTCGAGGTGCCCGATACCGTCACAGCGGGAGTTGCTTTTGATGCGATCGTCCGAACATTTGGCAACAACGGCTGCTGGCGCGCAGCCGGGTATCGCGAATCAACGAGCGGTATGACAATTGAGATTACACCCTATGATGAGTCGGGTGATGATGGTGGCCGCGTGTGCACTATGGCCATAGTCCGCCTTCCGCGCACCGCACGTGTCTCATTCGCTAATGCTGGGATTGGCACTATTGTCGTTCGAGGCCGCGTCAGCTCAATCGGTGGCAGTGTGGTATCAGCCGATTCGATGACGACGGTGTCGACTACCGTGGTCGTGCGCTAGTACTCAGCTTAGCGCTGATTCGACTTCGCCGCGAATCTCTTCCGGCGTGTCGTTGGGTGCGAAGCGCTTGAGCACGGTGCCGTCCCGCGCAACCAGGAACTTGGTGAAGTTCCACTTGATGGCCTCGGTGCCGAGGACGCCGCGCTTCTCCTTCTTGAGATGCGCCCACAGCGGGTGCGAGTGCAGGCCATTCACCTCGACCTTCGCGTAGAGCGGGAAGGTCACGTCGTAGGTGAGTGAGCAGAACTGCTTGATCTCGTCGGCGTCGCCGGGCTCCTGCGCGCCGAATTGGTTGCAGGGGAATCCCAGCACGGCGAACCCTTTCGGACCGAGCTCGCGGTGCAGCGCTTCCAGTCCCTTGTACTGCGGCGTGAACCCGCACTGGCTCGCCGTGTTCACGATGAGCATCACCTGACCGCGGTAGGCGGCCAGCGTTTCCTCGCGGCCGTCCATGGTCGGGACGGGAATCTCGTAGATCGTGCTCATGTCGAATGCTGTCAGGTTACCCCGCAGTCTGCCAGTGGCAGCTTCACGGCCCGATCGGCGTGAGCGCTGGACGCTTAGCGGTGACGTCGTCGCCGGAGGAACGGCGCGTCAGCCGCCGCCACAGCCAGGGCGTGAGATACGTCGCGATCCAGTGTGCCTCGGTGCGTGCGCGTTCCCACAGCGTCGGTGCCGGCCGCGGCGGCAGTGGCGCAGCCCACGAATCATCGAAACCCGGCAACCCGAGCCGAGACGCCAGCCCCGCCGCGATGCGCCGATGTCCCTCGGCGTTCGCGTGCAGGCGGTCTTCGTGCCACAGGCGCGGGTCGCAGGCCGCCGGAAACTGCGCGACGTCGAGCAACACGCTACCGGTCTCGCGGCAGAGCGCACGCACGGATTCGTTGAATGCGAGCAGGCGCGGCCGTGCGCGTGCGGCAAACGGTGCGACTTCACTCAGGTCGGGCATGGTGATCGTCACGACCGTCGCGCCTGCCGATCGCAAGGCTACGTGCATGGCGCGGAGGTCGTCCATCACCTGCCCCGCGTCGTACTTGCTGCGGATGATGTCGTTGGTGCCGGCAAAGACCGACGCGAGGTCCGGCTGCATGGCGAGAGCTGGCGCGAGCTGCTCCTCGCGGACCTGACGGGTCTTGCGACCGCGAATCGCGAGATTGGCATACAGCAACGGCGCGCCCTGCGCCTGCGCCACGTGCAGCGCCAGCCGATCCGCCCAGCCGCGGTGCCGGCCGCCTTCGCCGGGATCCTCCAGCCCTTCGGTGGATGAGTCGCCGATGGCGACGTACCGCGTGAAGCTCAAGGCAGCTTCGACAGCGAATCGAGCTCGCGGTTGCGCGCGGCCGCCGAGTCGGCGGCCTTCATGGCCCCCTGCACGCCGCGGGCACCAGCGAGCGCGGACGCGCCGACGGTGCTATCGACCGCCCGCTGCTGCTCCTTGGTGCGCGTGGGCGCGGGTTCTTCGGATTTGCCGCCGCAGGCGGCGACCAACAGGACACTCGCGATGACGATCAGGCGGCGCACAGGATGGCTCCCCGAGGGTGATATCGCGAAGTTAGTGGCATCGTGTCGCGCTCGCACCCACGTCCACCGGTCGATCCCACCCTGCTCAACGCAGGGGCGACCGATGCGATGTGGACGAACCTTGGCGATTGGCAGGCGTCCCGCGACTACGGCAGCGCGGCACGTGCCCTGGCCACGCACGTTGGCGCCGCGGCGGCCCTGCGCGCCGGCGATGTGGTGGTGGACTATGCCTGCGGCTTCGGGGATTCGCTGCGCCTTTGGGTTGACCACTTCGGCGTGCGGCGGGTAGTCGGCGTCGAACCCGATCCCGCCGTGTGCGAGACTGTCCGCGCGCGCGTTGCCCGCTGGGGTCTGCAGGACCGCGTGTCCGTGGTGAGCTCGCGCGCCGAGGCGCTGCCGCCGCGTGCGGCTGCTGCCGACGTCACCGCCGTGGTCTCCGTGGATGCGGCGTATCACTTCCGCTCGCGCCTTGCATGGTGGCGCATGCTGGGCGCCGACCTGCCACCGGGCGCGCGCATCGCCTGCAGTGACCTCTGCATCGCCAATGGCCGTCATGTGGGAGTGCTTGGCCGTTCGCTCGCGCGGATGATGGGCATTCCAACCGAGAATCTCGTGCCGACGTCTGTGCTGCAGCAGGCGCTGCGTGAGGTGATGCGCTCGGATGTTCGGCTGGAACCGTGCGGCCGGTCCGTCCTCGACGGCTTCGCCGCGCACGCGCCAGCGCGCGGGCTGCAGCTGCGCATCGCCAAGGCAAGCATCAGGGCACTGCGCCGCCGCGGACTGCTCGAGTACGCCATTCTCTCGGCGACCGTCGCCGCTACCTGAAGCTCAGACGGCGACGATCCACCCCATCGCGCCGCGCTCCGCCAGCCGCGGCTGGTGCGGATGGAACATGTACCGCCCCGGCGCATCGAAGCGCATCTCGAGCATCGCGCGCTCGCCAAGCGTGAGCGGCACGACGTCCGAGTGTTCATCCGGAACGCGCCGCGTGCCCGAGCGGAACACATCGAAGGTCTGCGCGTGCAGGTGGAAGGTCGCAACCGGCTC is a window from the Pseudogemmatithrix spongiicola genome containing:
- a CDS encoding threonine/serine ThrE exporter family protein encodes the protein MSTHTAEHRASFDDRVRFLTELARRLHLVGVSASRLEGAVRSVATSIGVRAEIWSTPTGLLLSLSDGARANATQETRVLRLELGDIQLGALAKLDAIAEQVVAGTMSLDEAWAAMHALDRPFDTRQQLMTVGAFGLAAAAVAGLLRTAWIDVSVAAVIGLLIGWLAILSGTRPHLAAAFEAVAALVATALATAFAHFVAPLSLQTVIVAALIVLMPGLSLTTAVSELASNQLVTGTTRFAGAMTVLLKLTFGSVAAAQLMLAIGWTPMPGTPEALPPWVELIAMVAAAASFAVLFRASRRDIPLVMGAAILGYVLTRLGSGWLGPVATGTFAGSVFFSSLVMTALSNVYGRWKRRPGQLVRVPGIMLLVPGSVGFRALSFVMERDYTLGFDTLVAVLSAILALVAGLLFGSLLVPPRRYL
- a CDS encoding alpha/beta hydrolase family protein; this encodes MRTILLAVLGLAGCMPGGSAPAPSTPAPAAASTPAPARRTVPMDSARARQLYVSNRPEDHPVADYAEHMAAKARTDSIFAARSRGVMRYEKITYRSQVDGLEIPAYVFSPLTPRAKGHAAMVWVHGGVHGNWDQNYLPFIIEAVQRGYVILAPEYRGSTGYGEAFHRAIDYGGKELDDVETAYAVLQARPEVDPSRIGIMGWSHGGFITAHLLQRGAQTKFVAGVAMVPTTNLVFRLSYKGPGYQRSFSTQDGLRGLPFERRDEYIKRSPYYSVDSLARPILVHVATNDTDADFVESQPYIDALRARKPDLAETKVYVNPTPGPTSVGHTFSRRVNRQTLEREDSPEQIDSWNLVWAFFEKWLKP
- a CDS encoding bestrophin family protein, with the translated sequence MIAYDPKKWLRVLFDFPRSPVFKTLFLDVLGAGAWAALVVWVETEWLRVAVPLGPAFLSILGIILGLLLVFRTNTAYDRWWEGRRLWGQLVNVSRGFARQLAAAPLERRAQYATLLADFPGALTAHLRRERGVGGPHVPNQILSDLHREIRADAASGALGPDALLRLAPPLQQFDDVLGACERIRNTPIPFSYSSYVKQFVVLYAFIMPFGLVKEFGYGTVIASMFTFFATMGLELLAGEIEEPFGTDINDLPLEDITGVIARDVRAILVAD
- a CDS encoding OsmC family protein gives rise to the protein MGTYYATIKWNRGSDEFLRQKYSRGHTWHFDEGITVPASASPLVMRAPLSVAAAVDPEEALVAALSSCHMLFALSLLSKLGAVVESYEDAAEGVMEKRADGKTALTRVTLRPVITVSANAPDAESFAKIHHDAHEECYIANSVNFPVLVEPQLVLR
- a CDS encoding TlpA family protein disulfide reductase, with protein sequence MQRLRKHLTVANVLTVAILLWAAPRLLPHLGAVVGVESGPATTPAYRFVALDGRELSAETLRGKVVLVNFWATWCTPCRVEMPALQRMHDRHAPDGFVVVGLAVDRASTDAVRAFVQERGVTYPIAHVGGEAEVLFGGVRGYPTSFLLDRSGKIRHTVIGPVAPVSLEPAVRRLLDE
- a CDS encoding amidohydrolase family protein, giving the protein MRVPAFVRICVFTALALLPLSLAAQDSSGTRPARRTGLPLEATRSWSLSTTEASWMSVDVSPDGQTIVFDMLGDLYSMPIAGGAARALTSGMPFDAQPRFSPDGRHIVYVSDEDGGDNLWLLEVASGKKTQLTRGKTNRYVSPTWTPDGQYLVAARAPFRGGTTKLWIYHRDGGNGTQLIATPGTASTQAHAGPVVSRDGRYVWFAERNGAWHYNANFPQYQLVRYDRETGRSVTQTFAYGSAARPTLSPDNRYVVYGSRFEAQTGLRIRDLSTGDDRWLAFPTQRDDMESRAALDALPGMAFTPDGRHLLASYGGKLWRIAVDGSGQAEIPFRVEATVAAGPRVQFEYAVSDSSTFVARQLRDPVLSPDGRRLAFTVLDRLYVMDWPAGTPRRVTNADVVEAQPAWSPDGRQLAYVTWEGSVGRLMRIALDQRTASPAALTPEPAFYQQPAWSPDGRRIVAIRGPARAFADATAQGAPGAATEFVWVPATGGAATVIAETQGRTRPHFTQDNDRILLSSGQGLSSIRWDGTDERRIVRVTGPVAPGSSIECIESHVYCEAESDDPREDNPPPPAALTVMAPRGDQALAAVGNHLYVVTVPKVSGEAVTISVANADNAAFPSRKLTDIGGQFPSWVASGRAVLWGIGNAVVQFDLDSARTRELALRDTASWRNDTTLKPKPYTPDERRVTVRIARDVPQGAIVLRGGRAVTMRGTEIIENADIVIVNNRIRSIGARGSVEVPAGATIRDISGRTVVPGFVDTHAHMWPSWGIHKAQPWMYLANLAYGVTTTRDPQTATTDVLTYGDMVESGLSMGPRVYSTGPGVFWEENVRNLEDARRVLRRYSSYYDTKTIKMYVAGNREQRQWIIQAAREQEIMPTTEGSLDIRLNLSMAQDGYSGQEHNIPVTPLYRDVTGFFAWTGIAYTPTLVVNYGGPWGENWFYTREKPYEDPKVRRWMPYQELAANTRRRVARRPTDGTPGGWFSDDEYAFPKHAADAYEIFKAGGRVGIGSHGQFQGLGYHWEMWLLKEGGWSNHDVLRAATIVGADAIGLGRQLGSLEPGKLADLVILDRDPIADLRNTNSISGVMKNGRLYDGMTLAEQWPRQRPGPTVDGLRTVPDVRAGMR
- a CDS encoding S8 family serine peptidase, which translates into the protein MRLADREAGIPGEFIVRLRDGAEDETVVEREILRDSHGRVIASLGGNRGFVARLDSVALGRALRNASVRYVEQSVRLLPDAAVQHQNVPANAWHLDRIDQQQQSPNGVYSYRYTGAGVRIWIVDTGVDPSHPDLVGRVDQLYYFTYNWTDPFAPCFWHGTPAAVVAAGTTYGVAKGATINVARVSDDCNSGAMSSAAAASAIYFIADYSPKPAIINASFGGQCPWYYPWCASSLQDAVNYAKSRGVPVIASAGNDGSDACDHYPASFASLAVGASDPNDSRVSNSLWASSYGGCVDLFAPGISIGVGQDQYFGEQSAW
- a CDS encoding glutathione peroxidase; this encodes MSTIYEIPVPTMDGREETLAAYRGQVMLIVNTASQCGFTPQYKGLEALHRELGPKGFAVLGFPCNQFGAQEPGDADEIKQFCSLTYDVTFPLYAKVEVNGLHSHPLWAHLKKEKRGVLGTEAIKWNFTKFLVARDGTVLKRFAPNDTPEEIRGEVESALS
- a CDS encoding SGNH/GDSL hydrolase family protein — encoded protein: MSFTRYVAIGDSSTEGLEDPGEGGRHRGWADRLALHVAQAQGAPLLYANLAIRGRKTRQVREEQLAPALAMQPDLASVFAGTNDIIRSKYDAGQVMDDLRAMHVALRSAGATVVTITMPDLSEVAPFAARARPRLLAFNESVRALCRETGSVLLDVAQFPAACDPRLWHEDRLHANAEGHRRIAAGLASRLGLPGFDDSWAAPLPPRPAPTLWERARTEAHWIATYLTPWLWRRLTRRSSGDDVTAKRPALTPIGP